The genomic stretch CCCGTCCCCTCCTTCCCCGCTTTCGCGGTGCTCGCCCGCGAGGTGGAAATAGGGCCGGCCCTCGCCGAGGTAGCGCCCGCCCTCGAGGTCCGATTCCCGAAGGCCGCCGCTACCGTGGCCGTCCCAGACGTCAATCCCGGCCTCGGGCGCCCGCGAGCGGATCCCCTCGATGCAGGCGTTGACCTCGCTCGCGAGCCGGTCCATCGCCGAACCTTTCCGCTCCTCGCGGCCCGTTCGGGTCTCGAAGAACGAGTCGATCCCGGCGACGCCCTCCAGGTCCGTGATCACGAGCAGGCGCATCAGTTCGTTCCGCGCCGCCGACGGACGAAAGCGCTTCGACACGCCGCGGGCGTCGGAAACAGCTATTGGCCCGGACCGACTCGCCCCTACCAGATGAGCCGCTCCGATCGCTTTTCCCTCCATTCTCGTCCGTATCATGCGTAGAACTCCCCTCACGCGGGCGCTCGCCGTCCTCGCCCTGCTCGCCGTCCTCGGCGCCCTGTTCGTCGGCTACGGCGCGACCCCGGCCGATCCCGATCGCCACGACTACCCCGACGAGGGGGCGCTGATCGACGACTACGACGCCCACGTCGGCGAGCCGGTCGAGCTCTCGGGCCCGGTCGTCGCGACCGATCCCGTAGTGATCGATCCCGGGACCCCGGCGGGCGAGTCCTTCGAGCTTCGGATCGAGAACGTCGAGGAGCCCGTGAGCGAGGGTGAGGACCTCCGCGTCTTCGGGGTCGCCGGGCCCGATCGAACGATCGACGCCGAGGAGACCCTCGTCCGCGAGCCCTGGGAGTTCACCTACATGTACGGTGTCTCGATCCTCGCCGGCGGGTGGCTCCTCGTCCGATTCGTTCGCGACTGGCGGATCGACACCGACGAGTGGGCGTTCGTCCCCCGCGAGGAGCCCCTTCGGCTCCGGGGGTGGGGCTGATGGCCGAGTGGCTCACGCATGTCCTCGGGGCCTACGTGCTCGCGACGCTGCTCTCGTGGCGCTACCCGTGGCTCACCCCACGCTACGTCACGATCGCGATGATCGGCTCGATCGTTCCCGACCTCAACCGGCTGGAGCTGGTGGTGAGCGAGCATACGGTCGAGGCCCTGCTGGGGATCCCCTTCTCGTGGGTCCCGCTTCACTTCTTCAGCGGCTCGCTCGTCGCGATCGCGATCGGATCCCTGCTGGTCGGCGCCCGCCAGCGCGCCCGCGTGTTCGCGCTGCTCCTCCTCGGGATGAGCACCCACCACGCGCTCGACCTCCTGTTGGTCGGCCTCTCGGGCCACTCCTATCCCCTCCTCTGGCCGCTGACCCAGTACGCGCCGCCGACGCCGAGCCTCTATCTGAGCACGGACTGGTGGCCGGCGCTCGTCGCGGGTGCCGTGGCCGCGGTCGTCCGGGCACTCGATCGTCGCCACGAGGGCTGAAGGGGTCCGTTCTCGGTGAGCCCCGGTCTCACCGTGGCCCGTCGAGAAGGTTCCTCAACAGCTTTCGCTGCCCCGCTCGGAAGTGCTGTTGGAACGTCGCCGAGGAGATCCCGAGCTTCGCGGCGATCGCGTTGCCGTCGTTCTCCCGGGGCCACTCGAAGTAGCCGCTGTAGTACGCCGTCTCGAGTGCGGCCCGCTGTCGCTCCGTGAGGTCCTCGAACGCCGTGGCCGGGGTATCGGTCCGCGAGCGCGTCCGCCGTTTGTGGAGCTCCACGCTCAGACCGGGCTGGATCGCCTCGATCTCCGCGACGAGCCGGGAGACGTCGGCGGCCGGGGGGAGCTCGATCGTCGTGATCAGGTTCCCGCCCCGGTAGGTCACGCCGAGCATGCGCCCGCCGTGTGCGAGTATCCGCGAAACTATCGGCGGATCCGACAGCTCCAGTTCGAACCCGATCGTCCCCTCTCCGACCGCGGTCGCCGTCACGTCGGTGACGCTGAGGGGGGAGTCCTCCAACGCGGCGAGCGTCCCCTCGATCTCCGACTCGCCCTCGCCGTAGAGCAGGTAGCGCTCGTCGCCGACGGGGACGAGCCGGGAGACGCCGAAACTCCCCTCGTGGTCCGTCTCGATCCCCGACGCCCCATCGTAGCCCCGGATATCCAGCGTCACGACGGTCCGCTCACGGCCCAGCAGCGTCTGTTCCTGATTGGCCGTCGCGATCGCGTGGCCGACCGTCTCGCCGAGGACGCCGAGAACGGTCCGGACGGTCCCCCCGAACGCGTCCTCCGTCCCGGCGTAGACGCTGAGGACGCCGAACAGTGCGTCGCCGTAGACGATCGGGACGGCGGCGACCGAGCGATAGCCCCGCGAGAGGGCCTCCTTGCGCCAGGGGGGGAACTCCTCGGCGGCCGCGATGTCGGGAACGACGTAGGTCTCGCGGTCATCGACGGCCCGTCCCACTGGTCCCCTCTCCGCCGGTATCCCCTCGCCTCCGCCCGCGACGCGATCCGGATAGCCGTCCTCGTGGCCGGCGTGGGCCGCCGGCGTCACGCCTCCCGTCGTGGGATCGGCGTGCCAGACCGCCGCGAACCGATAGGTCTCCTTCTCGACGAGGCCGGCACAGACCGATCGCTCGATCTCGGCCTGGGACGTCTCCTTGATGATCGACCGGTGAATGCCGTGGATCAGGGCGTTCAGTCGGTTGAGCGCGGCAAGCTGGCGTTGCTGTGTACGGAGCTGTCTCGTATGGCGGCTTCGGGAAATGGCCGCGGTGAGGATGTAGGCCACCGTTTCGACGAAGTGGACGTCGTGGTCGGTGAACTCCCGGCTCCGGGTGTCGTGTACGCCGAGGATCCCCCACGGCTCCTCCGGGGAGCCGATGGTGACGCTGACCCCGCTTCGGACGCCGTGATCGGTCAACAACGGTGGGCCGCTGAAGCGGGTCTCGGAACCGAGGTCCTCGACGACGATGGGGTGGGATTCCGAGAGGGTGTGGCCGGCCTGGGAGTCGTCGGCCGTCGCCGAGATCGTCGCGCTTCCCACGAGGCCGGGCTCCCATCCGACCCCGGCACGAAGCAGTAGCTCCCGATCGTCCTCGGTGAGCTCCAGGACCTTGGCGTACTCCGCGTCCAGCCCCGCGGCGACCGCCTCGACGGCCTCGTCGAGGAGGGAATCGATGGCCTCGGCCCGGAGCGCACGGCGCCCGAGGTGTGCGGCCACATCCTGCTGTGCGAGGCGCGTCGCGAGCGCCTCTTCGGCCCGCTTTCGGGGGGTGATGTCCCGGATCAGGCCGACGAAGTAGCGGGCTCCCCCGTAGGTGAACGTGTTCAGGGAGACGCCGAGCGGGACCTCGTGGCCCTCCCGGTGCTGGCCGGGCAGTTCGACGTACGACCAGTTGATGTTCCGCTCGCCGGTGTCGAGATACCGTTGGAGCGCGGCCAGATGCGTCTCTTGGAGGCGATCGGGAATGATCTTCAGCTTGCTGGCCCCGATCAGCTCGGCCGGTGGATAGCCCAGGATCCGCTCGACGGCCGGGTTCGCGTACTGGATGTCGCTGTTCGAGTCGAGGACGATGATGCCGTCGCTGATGGCGTTCGCGAGCGCGAGGAAGGACTTCCCGATCGCCGTCTCGGTCTCCCCTGTCGAGCGGGAGTCGGTCGTCGGATCGGAAACGGCCGTCCGAACGATGCCCAGAACGTCGGCCCCGTCCGGGTCGCTGACCGACTGGAAGGTCGTTTCACAGGGGATCGATCCGCCGGCCGCCGTCCCGATCCGGTGATCGAACGTGGCTGGCTCGGTCCCCGCTGCCCGGAACCGATCGAAGGGATCGCCGTCCGTCGTGCCTCCGTTCGGAAGGACCGTCGCGAACGGTCGACCCCGCAGCTCGTCCCGCGAGTAGCCCGTCAGCGTCGTGAACGCGTCGTTGACCTCCAGAAACGTCCCCTCCGTCGTGAGACGGGCTATCCCGATCCGTGCCGCCTCCAGAAGCCCGTCGAGGTCGCCCACGGCTGCCTCCCGCTCGGCTACCGCCGCCAGGGGGCCCCGCTCGCCGGGCGAGTGGGTGGTCATCGGGAGATTTATTCCGCCACTAAAGATAATAATTGCGGTAGGAAAGTCGCTATTACCACCAACGCCTCTCAGCGAACCCCTCCGAACGGTCCGGCGACATCGATCCGATCCGGTTTTACTATCAAAATTCAACCATACCAATCATAGTAGGGACGAGTATTTAGGTGGGGAAACCCGTTGGAGAAACCAGAAGGATGAGCCAATCTACTGATACGGCAAAGCGCGCGGGTCGGTTGTTGTTGAAGTCCGCGGAGATCGGACGGGACGAGGGGATTGAACCGCCGTCCGACGTCGTCGTCGACGCCGTCAAGGACCCGCTTCGTCAGGAGACCCTGCTGTACGTTTTCGATGCGAATACGGACGTTTCCCGGAACGCGCTTGCGGACCATCTGGCCGACTGGGACCTCGAAGCCGACGACGGATCCGTCTCGGACGAGGACCGCGAGCGGATGCGGGTCCTCCTCCATCACAAACACCTCCCTCAGCTGGTCGGCGCCGACCTCGTCGAGTACGACCAGGAGGACGGCACGATCGAGCTGACGGAGTACGGACGGAAACTCGCCTCTACCTGCTGAGCGGTTCGTGTCGGGACGTTCTCTGGGAATTCACCGGATCCGTCGAGGGAACTCACTCTGCCGAGCGGATTCAGCTCAGTCGTCGCCCGATGCTTCGAGGTTCGACTGGGAACCGAGCGGCTCCTTCGGCTCGATCGGCGAGCCTTCGCTGAGGCCGCGTTCGGCGAGCGCCCCGCCATCTATCACGCCGCCGGTGGCTGTCCTGCGGTCCGCCGTTCGGTATTTTTCGCCCGTTGACCCGGTAGACTATCCAGTAGTTCGGTATTTTTATTACGTTTTCAGCTATGGTTTTCGTATCCCTATTGCGAATCTATGACGCGAGCGCCGCGGGTTCGCGTGGGGTGTGATGGGTACTACTATGCAACGACGAACCTTCCTCAGATCGCTCGGCATCGCGACGACGGCCGGCCTCTCGGCCGCGTCGGTGCCGGTCGCAGGACAGCCCGACGGAGACGACGGCTACGGTCCGGTCGACCTCGACGCCGGCCCGTACCGGACCAACGAACAGGTCACCGAGGAGCTGAAGCTCCTCGATCGGACTAGCGACCGGATCACCCTCACCGAGATCGGCCGGTCGGCGGGCCGGAACGACCCCCTCTGGGAGGTGAAACTCGGCGAGGGTGATACCAGCGTCCATATCATCGACCAGATCCACGGCGACGAGCCGACGGGCACGGAGGTCTCGCTGCTGATGATCCGCCAGCTCTCGCAGGGCACCTCGCCCGAAACCGAGGAGATCCTCGAGAACCTCTCGCTGACGTTCATCCCCCGCTCGAACCCCGACGGGGCGATGTACCGGGAGGACACCACCGGCGACGGCCACGAACAGCGCGTTTCGCGCCGGCAGAACACCCAGCCGTGGTGCGAGTGCGACTCGCGGTACGAGCCCTACTACAACTACGGCACGCCAGCCGGCTACGACATGAACCGTGACTTCAACATCGATCCCGGGTTCGACGCGACGCCGGGCGTCGACGACGAGGCCGACTGGTGGCGCGCCGAGGAGACCGACGACGGCGGGACCGAGTGGTACATGGATCAGCCCCGCGAGGGCCACGTCCTGCGGGGCAGCGGACTGCGGCTCACCGAGGAGGTCCGCGCGATCACCGACTCGTTCCTGCGGGCGGACCCCGACGTGGCGATCAGCCACCACCACCAGAACGTCGCGACGGTGCCGGACGAGGACGAGGAAAGCGACCCGCAGCGCTCGCTTCTGAGCACCATGCCGGTCTACGGCCCGGCCTACGAGGACCAGGCACCCTTCGCGGACCCTGACGCGCCGGTCGCGGACAACGTCAACCCCTTCATCGACGCCGAGACCAGCGCCCGCTCGCTGCGACTCAACCAGCTCGTCGGGGAGGCGCTGGCCGACCAGCCGTGGGACGCCTTCGACACCGTCACCCGTTTCGGCTACTTCCCCATCTGGGGCGACTACTTCGACGCGCTCTGTCCGCTGACCGACGCCGCCGCGATGCTCTACGAGGTCTCGGGCCAGTCCGACCAGGTCGGCGACGAGTCCTACGGGCTCTACCTCGAAGCCACTCGAATCGGCTACATGGAGACGTTCAGCGCGCTGGCGGAGGACCCCCAGCTGAGCGACGTCGACGAGGAGGCGTACTTCGAGACGCCGCTCGTCGGCCCGAGCCTCGAGGAGGTCGAGGACGCGGACCGCGCTAGCCTCGAAGGACTCGGCCAGGTAGGCGGCGTGGCGCTCCCGCGCTGAATCGGCCCTACCGAAGCCATCCGGGTTCCGACGGACCGATCAACCCGGTATCGGTATACGAAAATCGGTTCAGTCCGGCGATGCGGCACGTGCCGGTGGTCGGCCGGACGGTCGTTCGTTCCCGTCGACCGTTCTCCCGCCCCGATCTCGGGCCGTTCGAGGACGAGCCCGTCGTCGAGGTGCGGCCCGCCGATGTCGTCGTCGGAGCCAGCACGTCGACGAGACTCATCCCTCGATGGCGTTCGCGACCCACTCGCGGTCGAACAGCCGTTCGTCCTCGGGAAGTTCGGGATAGGCGTCGCCGTCGTGGTCCGCGGGCCACTCGCCGAACTGGTCGGGATAGAGCTGCTTCGCGGCCATCTCGAGCTGGAAGAGGTTCATGATCGGGCCCTGCTCGGGGTCGCCCGACGGGTACACGCGCCCCTCCTCGACGGCCGTGAGCTGCCCGGCGACGGGGTGGTCCGCGAGCGTCTCGCGGATCGCCCCCACGTCGTAGTAGGAGGCGATCCCGTACCGATGGAGGATGACCTCGGGGTCGATCTCGAGCATGGTCTCGTAGTCGTAGGCGGTCTCGTAGGTCACCTCCCTGTCCCCGAAGGCGTCGACGGCTCCGAGGGGACGCAGGTCTGCGGTTGCGAATCCCGGCGCGTCGAGATGCGTCGGGTAGAACGTCTCGTCCATGAAGATGACCGCGCCGACCGTGGGCCGCTCGTCCTCGGGGGGGAGCCCCGACTCGATCGTCTCGAGCAGCTCGTCGTGGACCGCGTTCAGCTCCTCGTACCGTTCTTCGGCCCGGAACACCGCCGAGACCCGCTCGGCGATCTCCCAGAGCGTGTAGTACTCGTACTCTTCTTGATACGCCTCGGGCGGCTCGCCGTGCTCGCGGCTGTAGACGTTCCCGAACCAGGGCGCGACGTTCTCGGCGATCTCCTCGACGTCCTCGCGCCCCCAGCCGTCGAACGACGCCACGAGGGCCGGGTCGACCAGGTGGAGATCCGAGTCCAGCTCGTAGACCTGCTCCTTGTCGATGGTCAGCCCCTCCGAGCCGGTGTTGAGCTGGGCGATGTCCTCCCGGTCGAACGAGACCCCCTCGAGGTGTTCGTAGTAGGCGTCGAGGGTGTTGCCGCCCGCCTCCGCGTCGAAGCCGAGCGAGTTGACCGCGTCGCCGTGGCCGTACGCGACCGCCATGTCGGCGTACAGCAGGCTGTAGACCATCACCTCCTCGGGGACGCTCTCGAACTCCACCTCGCCGACCGGCGCCATCGACGCCGAATACGTCCCCCCGTCTCCGGTGGAGCCTTCCCCGCTCGACTCCGACTCCGATTCCGTGCCGGCGTCGTCCGCACAGCCGGCGAGTAGGGTCCCCCCGAGCGCCGCGCCGTAGGTCATGTATTCGCGCCGCGTCGGCCCCGTCTGGTGCGTCCGTTCGCCTTCCATGGTATTTAGGCCCGCCTAAATAGATAAATCCGTTTCGGTTTTTAGGCCGACCGAAACTGCACTCGGACGGAGAAGTACAGCGGGAGAGGGGTGGAAAAGGGGCAGCTCGATCAGCGTGGGGCGGTCCCCAGCCACTACGTCTGCTGGCGGCCCTCGACCTGGCCCAGCCCGGGGATCGCGACGCGGCGTTCGACGTGGTTCATCACGGCCGAGGCGCTCAACACCAGACAGAGGTAGACGAGCCCCACGGTGAGGAACACCGCCGTATAACGGAAGTTCGAGGAGGCGATCGACTGGGCCTGCCTGAACAGTTCGGGGACGGTGATGAACGCGGCCAGCGAGGAGTACTTGATCAGGTAGACCAGCTCGTTCGTCCAGCCGGGGATCGCGTAGCGAAGTCCCTGGGGAAGTACCACGTAGCGGATCCCTTCGAGCTTCGAGAGCCCGACCGAGCGGGCGGCGGTCAGCTGGCCGCCCTCGACGCTCTGGAGCGCCGCGCGGATGTACTCGGCCTGGTAGGCCGCGCTGTTGATCGTGAAGGCGATCATCGCGACCCAGACGGCCTGATCGGGGATCGCCCCGTAGCCCACGTACGGCAGCTCGCGGATCCAGCCCGAGAGGCCGAGCCCGTAGTAGAGCACGAACAGCTGGGCCAGAAGCGGCGTCCCGCGGATCAGCTCGGTGTAGAAGAGCGAGAGCCAGGCCGACCAGCGCCCGTAGACCCGCGCGACGCTCAGCGGGACGGCGATGAAGAAGCCGAAGAACATCCCGCCGATCGTCAGCACGATCGTGAGCCAGATACCGCCGGCGAACGCCGGCAGCAAGGAGAGCGCGAAGCCGACCGGCTCCAGGGTCCCGCTCGCCTCGAGCAACGCCGTCGGGGCGAACGGCTCGCCGCGTTCGATCCCCAGACCCAGCCGGACGAGTACCCAGTCGTTGAACCAGCGCACCAGCAGCCAGCCCCAGAACAGCGCCGCGCCGGCGATCAGCAGCCAGCGGCGGGCGGAGTGCTCCCCCGCCATGCCCGCCAGCGGGCCCTCGGTAGCGGTGGCGTCGCTCATCGCCATCCCCCGAGGGGTGCTCTACTCGACACGGTTCAGGCCTCCGGCCCCTCGTCGAGGAGCCGTCCGAGGAAGGCTTTCGTCCGGTCGCGCTCGGGGTGCTCGAAGAGCTTCTCGGGCGGGCCGGTCTCGACGACCCGGCCCTTATCGAGGAACGTCACCTGCGAGGCGACCGACTGGGCGAACCCCATCTCGTGGGTCGCGACGAGCATCGTCATCCCCTCGTCGGCGAGCCGGCGCATCACGGCCAGGACCTCGCCGACGAGCTCGGGGTCGAGCGCGCTCGTGGGCTCGTCGAACAGCATGAGCTCGGGCTCCATCGCCAGCGCCCGGGCGATCCCCACCCGCTGTTGCTGGCCGCCGGAGAGCTCGGCGGGATAGGAGTCGGCCTGCTCGGCGATCCCGACCTGTGCCAGATGCTCGTCGGCGATCCGTTCCCCTTCGGCCTTCTCCAGTCCCCGCACCCGCCGCAGCCCGAGGACGATGTTCCCGCGGGCGGTCAGATGGGTGAAGAGGTTGAAGTCCTGGAAGACCATCCCGATCCGCCGGCGGAGGTCGTCGACGTCGGTGTCCGGACCGGTCACGAGCTCGCCGTCGAGGTAGATCGCCCCGTCGTCGATCTCGGTGAGTCGGTTGACACAGCGAAGCAGCGTCGACTTGCCGCTCCCGCTGGGCCCGATCAGCACGCCGACGTCGCCCCGATCCATTTCGAGGCTCACGCCGTCGAGTGCGGTCTCGTCGCCGTAGCGTTTGACCACGTCATCGATCTCGAGGAGAGGGTCGCTCATGCGGTCTCACCCCCGGGGATCGCGTAGGCGTCGGCCAGTCGGTCGAGCGCGCGGTTCGTCGAGAACGTGAGCACGAAGTAGATCGCGCTCGCGAACAGGATTATCTCCAACACGGCGGTCGTCTGCTGGACGAACAGGTCGTAGGACCGACTCAGCAGCTCGGCCAGCCCGATCGCGAAGGCGATGCTCGTGTCCTTCAGGACGATCGTGAACTCGTTTTGAAACCCCGGGACGCTCCGGCGAAGCGACTGGGGGACGACGACGTGTCTGATCGCCTCGAGCTTG from Halalkalicoccus tibetensis encodes the following:
- a CDS encoding M14 family zinc carboxypeptidase, which codes for MQRRTFLRSLGIATTAGLSAASVPVAGQPDGDDGYGPVDLDAGPYRTNEQVTEELKLLDRTSDRITLTEIGRSAGRNDPLWEVKLGEGDTSVHIIDQIHGDEPTGTEVSLLMIRQLSQGTSPETEEILENLSLTFIPRSNPDGAMYREDTTGDGHEQRVSRRQNTQPWCECDSRYEPYYNYGTPAGYDMNRDFNIDPGFDATPGVDDEADWWRAEETDDGGTEWYMDQPREGHVLRGSGLRLTEEVRAITDSFLRADPDVAISHHHQNVATVPDEDEESDPQRSLLSTMPVYGPAYEDQAPFADPDAPVADNVNPFIDAETSARSLRLNQLVGEALADQPWDAFDTVTRFGYFPIWGDYFDALCPLTDAAAMLYEVSGQSDQVGDESYGLYLEATRIGYMETFSALAEDPQLSDVDEEAYFETPLVGPSLEEVEDADRASLEGLGQVGGVALPR
- a CDS encoding PAS domain S-box protein — protein: MTTHSPGERGPLAAVAEREAAVGDLDGLLEAARIGIARLTTEGTFLEVNDAFTTLTGYSRDELRGRPFATVLPNGGTTDGDPFDRFRAAGTEPATFDHRIGTAAGGSIPCETTFQSVSDPDGADVLGIVRTAVSDPTTDSRSTGETETAIGKSFLALANAISDGIIVLDSNSDIQYANPAVERILGYPPAELIGASKLKIIPDRLQETHLAALQRYLDTGERNINWSYVELPGQHREGHEVPLGVSLNTFTYGGARYFVGLIRDITPRKRAEEALATRLAQQDVAAHLGRRALRAEAIDSLLDEAVEAVAAGLDAEYAKVLELTEDDRELLLRAGVGWEPGLVGSATISATADDSQAGHTLSESHPIVVEDLGSETRFSGPPLLTDHGVRSGVSVTIGSPEEPWGILGVHDTRSREFTDHDVHFVETVAYILTAAISRSRHTRQLRTQQRQLAALNRLNALIHGIHRSIIKETSQAEIERSVCAGLVEKETYRFAAVWHADPTTGGVTPAAHAGHEDGYPDRVAGGGEGIPAERGPVGRAVDDRETYVVPDIAAAEEFPPWRKEALSRGYRSVAAVPIVYGDALFGVLSVYAGTEDAFGGTVRTVLGVLGETVGHAIATANQEQTLLGRERTVVTLDIRGYDGASGIETDHEGSFGVSRLVPVGDERYLLYGEGESEIEGTLAALEDSPLSVTDVTATAVGEGTIGFELELSDPPIVSRILAHGGRMLGVTYRGGNLITTIELPPAADVSRLVAEIEAIQPGLSVELHKRRTRSRTDTPATAFEDLTERQRAALETAYYSGYFEWPRENDGNAIAAKLGISSATFQQHFRAGQRKLLRNLLDGPR
- a CDS encoding amino acid ABC transporter ATP-binding protein, which gives rise to MSDPLLEIDDVVKRYGDETALDGVSLEMDRGDVGVLIGPSGSGKSTLLRCVNRLTEIDDGAIYLDGELVTGPDTDVDDLRRRIGMVFQDFNLFTHLTARGNIVLGLRRVRGLEKAEGERIADEHLAQVGIAEQADSYPAELSGGQQQRVGIARALAMEPELMLFDEPTSALDPELVGEVLAVMRRLADEGMTMLVATHEMGFAQSVASQVTFLDKGRVVETGPPEKLFEHPERDRTKAFLGRLLDEGPEA
- a CDS encoding amino acid ABC transporter permease — translated: MSDATATEGPLAGMAGEHSARRWLLIAGAALFWGWLLVRWFNDWVLVRLGLGIERGEPFAPTALLEASGTLEPVGFALSLLPAFAGGIWLTIVLTIGGMFFGFFIAVPLSVARVYGRWSAWLSLFYTELIRGTPLLAQLFVLYYGLGLSGWIRELPYVGYGAIPDQAVWVAMIAFTINSAAYQAEYIRAALQSVEGGQLTAARSVGLSKLEGIRYVVLPQGLRYAIPGWTNELVYLIKYSSLAAFITVPELFRQAQSIASSNFRYTAVFLTVGLVYLCLVLSASAVMNHVERRVAIPGLGQVEGRQQT
- a CDS encoding metal-dependent hydrolase, whose product is MAEWLTHVLGAYVLATLLSWRYPWLTPRYVTIAMIGSIVPDLNRLELVVSEHTVEALLGIPFSWVPLHFFSGSLVAIAIGSLLVGARQRARVFALLLLGMSTHHALDLLLVGLSGHSYPLLWPLTQYAPPTPSLYLSTDWWPALVAGAVAAVVRALDRRHEG
- a CDS encoding ABC transporter substrate-binding protein, whose translation is MEGERTHQTGPTRREYMTYGAALGGTLLAGCADDAGTESESESSGEGSTGDGGTYSASMAPVGEVEFESVPEEVMVYSLLYADMAVAYGHGDAVNSLGFDAEAGGNTLDAYYEHLEGVSFDREDIAQLNTGSEGLTIDKEQVYELDSDLHLVDPALVASFDGWGREDVEEIAENVAPWFGNVYSREHGEPPEAYQEEYEYYTLWEIAERVSAVFRAEERYEELNAVHDELLETIESGLPPEDERPTVGAVIFMDETFYPTHLDAPGFATADLRPLGAVDAFGDREVTYETAYDYETMLEIDPEVILHRYGIASYYDVGAIRETLADHPVAGQLTAVEEGRVYPSGDPEQGPIMNLFQLEMAAKQLYPDQFGEWPADHDGDAYPELPEDERLFDREWVANAIEG